Proteins from a single region of Ischnura elegans chromosome 2, ioIscEleg1.1, whole genome shotgun sequence:
- the LOC124153863 gene encoding ATP-dependent RNA helicase DBP2-A-like has translation MKTAVVLCLAMVAMASSVPYEKNLPVQTFRIGYVSPSYIVVKGIISPSTSDLAKGFPAYDLTHYVDGAPSVETDKYFLRCSTVSDTMVPYEKADSPLFLCRTEAFNKDSDVVDVPRMAFLFSAENFDIPAGVTDFGLSIGRNFFKQNFHAVPDTTRVVRQFGGGFSGSGAQAGASSFGGGGGFGGFPGGGFGGGASGSQASAGAGSVAGGGGGGFWG, from the exons ATGAAGACAGCAGTCGTTCTCTGCCTCGCCATGGTGGCGATGGCTTCCTCTGTTCCTTATGAAA AAAATCTACCCGTGCAGACCTTCCGAATCGGCTACGTGTCCCCCTCATACATCGTCGTCAAGGGTATCATCTCTCCCAGTACCTCCGACCTCGCCAAGGGATTCCCCGCGTACGACCTCACCCACTACGTGGACGGAGCGCCCTCCGTCGAGACGGACAAGTACTTCCTCCGCTGCAGCACCGTCAGCGACACCATGGTCCCGTACGAGAAGGCCGACAGCCCGCTCTTCCTGTGTCGCACCGAGGCCTTTAACAAGGATAGCGACGTGGTCGACGTCCCCCGGATGGCCTTCCTCTTCTCCGCTGAGAACTTTGACATCCCCGCCGGCGTTACGGACTTTGGCCTCTCCATCGGGCGCAACTTTTTCAAGCAGAACTTCCATGCCGTGCCTGACACGACCCGCGTTGTAAGACAGTTCGGAGGCGGATTCAGCGGCAGTGGAGCTCAGGCCGGAGCTTCCTCCTTCGGTGGCGGCGGCGGATTTGGAGGGTTCCCCGGAGGTGGATTCGGTGGCGGAGCGTCTGGTAGCCAGGCTTCCGCTGGAGCAGGATCCGTTGCTGGCGGCGGTGGTGGTGGGTTCTGGGGCTAA
- the LOC124174084 gene encoding uncharacterized protein LOC124174084: protein MMKIILVLGLAAVALCQERIYPVVSVNFGSVGITHVELRGSLLPTISRSGVPTIVFRTKPQVREDLPGDFLVFRCNILDDSFVTKSGAMAMFCRGNNIQRGNVLENMSFVFSADGLSLPAEERSVELMLERDVVNGFVTLPGTIIGTTILGDHA from the exons atgatgaaaattattctaGTACTTGGATTAGCGGCTGTTGCCTTATGCCAAGAGA GGATATATCCGGTGGTGTCGGTGAACTTCGGCAGCGTGGGCATCACCCATGTCGAACTCCGTGGCTCCTTGCTCCCGACCATTAGCAGAAGCGGAGTTCCCACTATCGTCTTCCGGACCAAGCCTCAAGTTCGCGAGGACCTTCCGGGGGACTTTTTAGTGTTCCGCTGCAACATCCTTGACGACTCGTTCGTGACCAAGTCCGGAGCAATGGCAATGTTCTGCCGAGGCAACAACATTCAGAGGGGAAATGTTCTGGAGAACATGTCGTTCGTTTTCTCTGCCGACGGTCTGTCGCTGCCCGCCGAGGAGAGGTCCGTGGAGCTGATGTTGGAGAGAGACGTCGTGAATGGATTCGTCACGCTGCCCGGGACCATAATTGGCACCACGATCCTAGGGGATCACGCATAA